A region of Flavobacterium indicum GPTSA100-9 = DSM 17447 DNA encodes the following proteins:
- a CDS encoding acetyl-CoA C-acyltransferase: MKTAYIVKGYRTAVGKAPKGLFRFKRPDELAAETIEFMMSQLPEFDKARIDDVMVGNAMPEAEQGLNVGRLISLMGLKVNDVPGVTVNRYCASGLETIAMATAKIQSGMADCIIAGGAESMSYIPMGGYKPTPDYKVAAAGHEDYYWGMGLTAEAVANQFNVSRADQDEFAYQSHMKALKAQAEGKFDNQIVPITVEQTFINEKGKKETKTYTVAKDEGPRAGTSIEALSGLKPVFAADGSVTAGNSSQMSDGAAFVMVMSEEMVKELNLQPIARMVSYAASGVEPRIMGIGPVKAIPKALAQAKLNQNQIDLIELNEAFAAQSLAVIRELNLNPEIINVNGGAIALGHPLGCTGAKLSVQLFDEMKIRGAKYGMVSMCVGTGQGAAGIFELI, encoded by the coding sequence ATGAAAACAGCATATATTGTTAAAGGATATCGAACAGCCGTTGGAAAAGCACCAAAAGGATTGTTCCGTTTCAAAAGACCAGATGAATTGGCTGCTGAAACAATCGAATTTATGATGTCGCAATTACCGGAGTTTGATAAAGCTCGAATTGACGATGTTATGGTTGGAAATGCCATGCCTGAAGCCGAACAAGGTTTAAATGTAGGTCGTTTAATTTCATTAATGGGATTAAAAGTAAATGATGTACCGGGAGTAACCGTAAATAGATATTGTGCTTCTGGATTAGAAACTATCGCAATGGCAACAGCTAAAATTCAATCAGGAATGGCAGATTGTATTATTGCAGGTGGAGCAGAAAGTATGAGTTATATACCAATGGGTGGCTATAAACCAACACCTGATTATAAGGTAGCTGCTGCCGGACATGAAGATTATTATTGGGGAATGGGATTAACAGCTGAAGCAGTTGCTAATCAATTTAATGTATCTCGTGCAGATCAAGACGAATTTGCTTATCAATCGCACATGAAAGCTTTAAAAGCTCAGGCTGAAGGCAAATTTGATAACCAAATAGTTCCTATTACTGTTGAACAAACTTTTATTAACGAGAAAGGTAAAAAAGAAACAAAAACCTATACAGTAGCCAAAGATGAAGGTCCAAGAGCAGGTACTTCTATTGAAGCTTTATCAGGTTTAAAACCTGTTTTTGCAGCAGATGGAAGTGTTACAGCGGGGAATTCTTCTCAAATGAGTGATGGTGCTGCTTTTGTAATGGTTATGAGCGAAGAAATGGTTAAAGAATTAAACTTACAACCAATTGCTCGTATGGTAAGTTATGCCGCTTCTGGTGTTGAACCAAGAATCATGGGAATTGGACCTGTAAAAGCTATTCCTAAAGCCTTAGCTCAAGCCAAATTAAATCAAAATCAAATTGATCTAATAGAGTTAAATGAAGCTTTTGCTGCACAATCGTTAGCCGTTATTAGAGAGTTAAATTTAAATCCGGAAATCATTAATGTTAATGGAGGGGCTATTGCTTTAGGCCACCCTCTAGGCTGTACTGGTGCTAAATTATCTGTACAATTATTTGATGAAATGAAAATTAGAGGTGCTAAATATGGAATGGTTTCTATGTGTGTAGGAACTGGACAAGGAGCTGCTGGAATTTTCGAATTAATTTAA